In Gemmatimonadota bacterium, the DNA window CATGTCGGCGAGTGGGGGAATGGGATCAAAGGGCAAGGGGACAGGACAGATTTCGCCGAATCCGGGGAGTTTGATGGACAGATTGGGGTATTCGGCGAGTTCGAGGATTTTTTTGAAGGTATCATAAGGAGGTTGCTGGCCCTCGCCGATGCCCGCGAGGTGTTCGATCACAATGGACAGAGTTGGAAATTCTCTGATTACTTCTGCAAATTCATCGCTTAGAAGGCTCTGGGGACTGCTCGGCGCACTGACAACGAGGTCGAGTTCGGCTGCTGTACGCCACTGCACGAGGGGGGCAGCGCAATCGGCGCGACTATTTGCCGGAAGGCGAATGCCCACGATGCCCTGTTCTGTCCATTGTCGCATGGCTGTGCCATCGTCTGTGGGGGGAACGATCATGGCCGCTTGAAATTTTCCCGGATGTGCCGCCATGCTATTGATCATGTACTGGTTATCCGAGTTCCCCGCGTATTGGATAAAGATGGCACGATCAACGCCGGATGTGTTCATGTGGTAGAGTAGAGATTCCACGGGTTCGTATTTGTGA includes these proteins:
- a CDS encoding amidohydrolase — its product is MTIVDTHCHIGLHKYEPVESLLYHMNTSGVDRAIFIQYAGNSDNQYMINSMAAHPGKFQAAMIVPPTDDGTAMRQWTEQGIVGIRLPANSRADCAAPLVQWRTAAELDLVVSAPSSPQSLLSDEFAEVIREFPTLSIVIEHLAGIGEGQQPPYDTFKKILELAEYPNLSIKLPGFGEICPVPLPFDPIPPLADMAIEAFGPQRVMWGSDYPPVSRREGYDNSLKVPMDYLSDLSSEDREWIFGKTALKIWRF